A single window of Intrasporangium calvum DSM 43043 DNA harbors:
- a CDS encoding SDR family oxidoreductase: MDPPATRADRPEVEGSTMIVVVGGTGRLGGRVVSDLVERGETVRVVARHAPVGGPGGGPGAFVAADVREPDTLEQALDGATVVVSAVHGMDPASGESPAVVDRDGNRNLISAARRAGARIVLVSVVGADRDHPMELFRMKSDAERFLRNGPMDWTVVRASAFAETWADVIRSTTNRKGVPKVFGRGQNPINFVTVDDVAAAVTRAAADPDLRGEVIEVGGPDNLTMEQFARLVTGQPAVGHIPRAALRVMGIALAPFRPGPARLIRTALVQDGVDLTFDPRGSRARHPWLPCTPVGAVLGSSPMPELQ, translated from the coding sequence GTGGATCCGCCGGCGACGCGGGCGGACCGACCTGAGGTGGAGGGGAGCACGATGATCGTCGTCGTCGGCGGGACGGGCCGGTTGGGCGGGCGCGTCGTCAGTGATCTGGTGGAGCGGGGCGAGACCGTGCGGGTGGTGGCCAGACACGCCCCGGTGGGCGGGCCGGGAGGCGGGCCGGGGGCCTTCGTCGCAGCCGACGTCCGGGAGCCGGACACGCTCGAGCAGGCCCTCGACGGCGCCACGGTGGTCGTCTCGGCGGTGCACGGGATGGATCCGGCGTCGGGAGAGTCGCCGGCGGTTGTCGACCGGGACGGGAATCGCAACCTCATCTCGGCGGCACGCCGTGCCGGGGCCCGGATCGTGCTCGTCTCAGTCGTCGGAGCGGACCGGGACCATCCGATGGAGCTCTTCCGGATGAAGTCCGACGCGGAGCGGTTCCTCCGGAACGGACCGATGGACTGGACCGTCGTGCGCGCCTCGGCGTTCGCCGAGACCTGGGCCGACGTCATCCGCAGCACGACGAACCGCAAGGGCGTCCCCAAGGTCTTCGGACGCGGGCAGAACCCGATCAACTTCGTCACCGTGGACGACGTCGCCGCTGCCGTGACCCGGGCCGCCGCCGACCCCGACCTGCGTGGTGAGGTGATCGAGGTCGGAGGTCCCGACAACCTCACGATGGAGCAGTTCGCCCGGCTCGTCACCGGCCAGCCTGCCGTGGGTCACATCCCCCGGGCCGCCCTGCGCGTCATGGGGATCGCCCTCGCGCCGTTCCGCCCCGGACCGGCCCGGCTGATCCGGACCGCGCTCGTCCAGGACGGAGTCGACCTCACCTTCGACCCCCGGGGCAGCCGAGCACGCCACCCGTGGCTGCCGTGCACGCCCGTCGGCGCGGTGCTGGGGTCCTCCCCCATGCCCGAGTTGCAGTAA